Genomic window (Deltaproteobacteria bacterium):
CATCGACGAGGACAAAGGCACCGATTACAAGGCACGGTTCCTCGCGTACATGCACCGCGCGCAGGCGGACGATCTCGCTCTCGCCGTCGCCATGACCGACGGCAAGGGCGATCGGTCGCGGCGGCCACACCAGCAGGAGAACCCGGACAGCTACGTGCACATCGCCGAGCGGCGCAAGGACGGCATCGTGCTCTCCGGCGTGAAGGCGATCATCACCGGCGCTCCGTACGTGCACGAGATCCTGGTGATGCCGTGCCGGAACATGACCGAGGCCGACGCGGACTTCGCGGTCTGCTGCGCGGTGCCGGTCGATGCGGAGGGACTCACCCTGGTCGCCCGCCCGGCCGGACGACCCGGAGAGCCCGCGGCCACCTTCAGCGGCAGATATGGACAGTCGACCGGCGTCGCGCTCTTCGAGCGCGTGTTCGTCCCTTGGGAGCGAGTGTTCCTCGCCGGCGAATGGGAGCATTCGGGCTTTCTCACTTACAGCTACGCGACGCACCATCGGCACACGTGCATCGGCGCGCGCGCCGGGTTCGGAGACCTGCTCATCGGCGCCGGCGCATTGATGACGGAAGCGAACGGCCTCGACCTCGACCAGACGCCATACCTCCGGGAGGCGATGGTCGAGCTGATCAAGATCGTCGAGGGCTTCTACGCCTGCGGCGTGGCCGCCTCGGTCTACGCGAAGGAGGATCCTGCCGGTGACGTCGTACCCGAGCCGGTCTTCGCGAACATCGGCAAGCTGTTGCTCGCGACGCAGATCTACGACATGCACCGCCTCGCCCATCACGTTTCCGGCGGGCTGATCGTGACGTTGCCGGGCCCCCACGAGGACCACAACCCGGCGACGGCCGGCAGGCTCTCGGAAGTGCTCGGCGCGCGCTCCGACGTGCCGTATGAGAAGCGGATCGAGGTCGCGCGACTGATCGAGGATCTCACCGCTTCCTACCAGGGCGGCTGGTATTCGGTGATCAGCCTGCACGGCGGCGGATCGCCCGAGGCGATGAAGCAGGAGATTTGGCGCCACTATCCCGTGGGAAACAAGGTCGAGCTGGTCGAGCGGCTGCTCGAGCGCGGCGTCCTCGACGACGAGACGCGCAAGATCACGCGCAACCGGCAGCCCGGCCGCTGCTGTGCGGCGGGATGCGTCGTGCCGGACGCACCGCACATGTTGCCGCTTTCGGAGGCGCGTGAGCCGGAGGTCGTGCCGCTAACCCTGGCGAAGAAGTCCGGCTCCTGAGGTTGGTGCGCGCCGGGCTCGAGGACCGCGAAACGGGATGCGGTACCGACGTGAGGTCCTGGAGCCCGCCGCGAATTGAGCTAGTCGAGTTGCTGGAACTCGCCGATCTCGTTGCTGGGCGGCGGCGGCTGGTGCGAAGTCGAAGCTTCGTCGAGCGAGGGGATCGGCGGGGTCATGGTCTCCACCTGGTTCTGGACGGCTGCTTCCACGTCGAAGCGGAAGGTCGCTAGCATTCCGATGACGAGGCAGAGCGCGACGAGGCTGACCGCGACGGTCGACCATCTGAGCCATTTCATGTTGACACCTCCGCGAAGGTGCATACGCAGAAGTGGTGCCAGCGGCGAACGGCGCGAACCAGCCGAATCCGTCCTCTTCGGGCGCGATCGATGTGTAGCGCTACAGCGGCGCCACAAAAAGCGGGGTGCAGCGCGCCCTCTTGCCGACTCGCGACCCACGTCGGCGCACATCGCGCGCTCGATTGGCGCGATGGTACCGTCCCTCTGAAGGCTACCGTTTAACCGTTTCCCCGGAGGGATTTCGATGCGACTTTTCAGCAAGCTGGCGTTTTGCTTCCTGCTCGCCGCGAACGTCGCGCGCGCGCAGTCAACCACGAACGATGCGGCGCCGAAGGCCGACGCGCCCAAGCCCGCGGCGGACACCGCGACCGCGGCTCCGGCCGAGCCGAAGACCGAGGCTGCCCCGGCGCGGCCGTATGTCGATTCCGCGATCACGTTCCTCACCTCGCTCAGCCACACGAATCGGTCGGGCGACGCCGGCACGAAGGCGTGGGCCGACCTGCGGTCCGTGTCCGTCGACAAGGTGCCGGTGAAGTGGGCCGGCAAGGAACTGGTGATCGACGCCCAGGCCGGCCACAGCGACGCGATGCTGGTCCGCTTCTCCAAGGTGAGCACCTGGCGCGAGGCGTTCGACGTCCAGGGCGTCACCATCGAGAAGGCGCAGATCAAGGTCGGCGACCAGGACTACACCGGCAAGGCGCGGCTGAAGCTGGCGGAGAAGAACGGGAAGTGGGTCGTGGAGTCGCTCGAGGTCGAGTAGCGGGACTGCCGAAGGCAGCCCAGCTATTGCAGTTAGACTATCCATTCTCGGCGCGCCAGCCACATGTGGGCTGGCGCGCCGCGTGTTGACCGCCTGACCGCCGGGTGGTAACGCCCACGGCCCTCCGGGGCACGGTCGCTCACACGACCCCGAAGGGGGTCCGCCGTGAGCTCCATCGCCATCGAGGTCAACGGCGTTGCTCAGACCCGCGAGGTCGAGCCCCGCCTGCTGCTCGTCCATTTCCTGCGCGACGTCCTCGGCCTGACCGGGACGCACGTGGGCTGCGACACCAGCCAATGCGGCGCCTGCACCGTCCTCCTCGACGGCAAGGCCGTGAAGTCCTGTTCCCTGTTCGCGGTCCAGGTCGAAGGGCGTTCCGTCACCACCATCGAAGGCCTGGCGCAGGACGGCAAGCTGCATCCGGTGCAGCAGGCGTTCTGGGACCAGCATGGGTTGCAGTGCGGGTTCTGCACGCCGGGAATGATCCTCTCGGCCTGCGAGCTGCTCGCCTGCAACCCGAGCCCGACCGAGAGCGAGATCCGCGCGGGCCTCGAAGGCAATCTCTGCCGTTGCACGGGATACACGAACATCGTCAAGGCGGTGCAGCAGGCCGCCGCCGCGAGGTGACCCATGCCCGAGCGACTCTTCGGAGCCAGCATCAAGCGCCGCGAGGACCCGCGCCTGATCACCGGCAAGGGGCAGTTCGTGGACGACGTGCGCGTCCCCGGGACGACGTACGCGGCGTTCGTTCGCAGCCCTCACGCCCACGCCCGCATCGCGCGCATCGACGCGTCGGCGGCGAAGCGGCTCCAGGGCGTCGTCGCCGTGTACACCGGCAAGGACCTGGTCGACGGCGGGGTGAAACCGATCCCGACTGGCTGGCTGATCCCGAACATCAAGATCCCGGCCCACTACCCGCTCGCAACCGATCGCGCCCGCTACATGGGAGACGCCGTCGCGGTGGTGATCGCGGAGTCGCCTTACGTCGCCCGCGACGCCGCCGAGCTGATCGACGTCGAATACGAGCCGCTGCCCGCCGTCGCCGATCCGGCCAAAGCGGTTCAACGCGGCGCTCCGGCGGTGCACGACGAGGCCGCCGACAACGTCTGCTTCCGCTGGCAGCTCGGCGACAAGGCGGCGACCGACAAGGCCTTTGCCGGCGCGGCGAAGGTGGTGAAGGAGAGCTTCCGCAACCACCGGCTGATCCCCAACGCCATCGAGCCGCGCTCCGCGCTCGCCAGCGTCAATCCGGGCACTGGCGAGGTGACGCTCTGGCTGACGACGCAGAACCCGCACGTGCACCGGCTGATCATGTCGGCGTTCGTCCTCGGGCTGCCGGAGCACAAGCTGCGCGTGATCTCGCCCGACGTGGGCGGCGGATTCGGATCGAAGATCTTCGTCTATCCGGAGGAGTGCGTCGTCACCTGGGCATCGCGCGCGCTCTCGCGTCCGGTCAAGTGGACCGCCGATCGGCGCGAGGCGTTCCTCAGCGACGCGCACGGCCGCGATCACTACAGTGACGCCGAGATGGCGCTCTCCGAGGATGGACGGATCCTCGCGCTGCGGGTGAAGACCATCGCCAACATGGGCGCGTACCTGTCGCTCTTCGCCCCCGCCATCCCGACCTATCTCTACGGAACGCTGCTCGCGGGCGCCTACCAGACGCCGGCGATCCATGTCGACGTCACTGCGGTCTTCACCCACACCACGCCGGTCGACGCCTATCGCGGCGCGGGCCGGCCCGAGGCCTGCTACCTCCTCGAGCGCATGGTGGATCTGTCGGCGCGCGAGCTGGGGATGGATCCGCTGGAGATCCGCCGCAAGAACTTCATCCCCAAGGAGAAGTTCCCCTACCAGACGCCGGTCGCGGTCCTCTACGACAGCGGGAACTATGCGGCCGCGCTCGACAAGGCGCTGGAGAGCTTCGACTACGCCGCGTTCCGCAAGGAGCAGGAGCAGGCGCGCAAGCGCGGCCGCTATCTCGGCGTCGGGTTCTCCACCTATGTCGAGGCATGTGGTCTGGCCCCTTCGCAGGTCGCGGGGGCGCTGGGGGCGCAGGCAGGTCTCTACGAGAGCGCTACCGTGCGCGTGCATCCCACCGGCAAGGTGACGGTCTTTACCGGCTCGCACAGCCACGGGCAGGGACACGAGACGACGTTCGCCCAGGTGGCCGCGGACGAGCTGCAGCTGCCGCTCGAAGACGTAGAGATCGTCCACGGCGATACCGGCCAGGTACCGTTCGGGATGGGCTCGTACGGCAGCCGCAGCGGACCCGTCGGCACGGCCGCCGTCTACATGGGCACGCAGAAGATCAAGGAGAAGGCGAAGAAGATCGCCGCGCACCTGCTGGAGGCGAACGAAGCCGACGTCGTCTACGAAGGCGGCAAGTTCTCGGTGAAGGGCTCGCCGGGACGCTTCAAGACCTTCGGCGACATCGCGCTGATGGCCTATCTCGCGCACAACATGCCGAAGAACCTGGAGCCCGGCCTCGAGGCGATCAGCTTCTTCGATCCGGGCAACTTCGTGTTCCCGTTCGGGACGCACATCTGCGTGGTGGAAGTAATGCGCGACACCGGGCAGGTGAAGGTGCTTCGCTACCTGGCGGTCGACGATCTCGGACGCGTCATCAACCCCATGATCGTCGACGGCATGGTGCACGGCGGCGTTGCGCAGGGCGTCTCGCAAGCCCTGTGGGAGCACGCGGAGTACGACGAGAACGGCCAGCTGATCACCGGATCGTTCATGAACTACGCGCTGCCGCACGCCGACGACCTGCCTTCGGTACAGGTGGGCCGGACGGAGACGCCGAGCCCCGTGAACCCGCTCGGCATCAAGGGGGCGGGCGAGACCGGCACCATCGCCTCCACTGCCGCCGTTTCCAATGCGGTCATGGATGCGCTCGCGCCGTTCGAGGTCCGCCACATCGACATGCCGCTCACTCCAGGCCGGATCTGGGAAGCCCTGCAGGGCCGCTGAGGGAGGACATCATGTACTCCGCTCCGTTCGAGTACCACGCTCCCGCGACGCTCTCGGAAGCCATCGCCCTGCTCGGCCGCTACGGCGACGAGGCGAAAGTCCTCGCCGGCAGCCAGAGCCTCATCCCGCTGATGAAGCTGCGGCTCGCGCAGCCAGCCCACGTCGTCGATCTGCGCAAGGTGGACGGCCTCACTGGCGTGCGCGAGGCGCAGGGTGCGCTGCTCGTCGGCGCGCTGACCACGCACGCGGCGATGGCCGCCTCCGAGTTGGTGCGCGCGAAGCTGCCGATGGCGGCGGAGGCGGCGAGCCAGATCGGCGATCCGCAGGTGCGCAATCTCGGCACCATCGGCGGCAGCCTCGCGCACGCGGATCCGTCGGCGGACTGGCCCGCGGTGCTTACGGCGCTGGACGCCACGGTGGTTCTCGCCGGCCCACGGGGAGAGCGGACCCTGAAAGTGCAGGACCTGATCACGGGCCCGCTCAGCACGGTCCTCGAGAACGGGGAGCTGCTGACGCAAGTCAAGATTCCGCTACCGCCCGCGCGGACCGCAGGAGCGTACGAGAAGCTGCCCAACCCGGCGTCGCGATTCGCGATCGTCGGCGTCGCGGCCGAAGTGTCGCTGGATGCGCGAAACACGGTGCAGTGGTCGCGCATTGCCATCACCGGCCTTGCCCCGAAGGTGACGCGCGCGACGGCGGTCGAGCAGGCCTTGCAGGGCAAGACTGCAGATGCCGCCACGGTCAAGGCGGCCTCCGCCCGCGCAGCCGCGGGGATGGAGCTCCGCCCCGACCTGACCGGGTCGGCTGCGTACAAGGCGCAGCTCGCGGCCGTGTACACGGAGCGCGCCGTGCTCCGCGCCGTCTCGCGCGCCCGCGAGCGCTGACATCACGATTTCGTACGTGGCGAGGATTCGAGCGCCTGCCCGCACGCTGGGGAGGGGCGGTTCACCATTGCGGCCAACCGTCCGAGTGCGAAGGGTTCATTCGGTATCGGGGGTTACATGCGCGGCGGAATGTCGGCGTTCGCTCTCGCGCTCTTTGCAGCGGCCTGCGGCGTCAGCTCGAACGAGACAGATCAAAACCGGAACCCGCAGCAGGTGACGCTCCGCGTGACCACCTCCGGCAGCGGCCTGGTGCGGGGCGCTGGCTCGGACTGCCGGTCCAGCTGCAGCGCGCAGTATGTCAAAGGCTCGCAGGTCCATCTCGTTGCCGTGCCGGATGCCGACTCCAGCTTCAGCGGCTGGTCAGGAGCGTGCAGCGGCACCGCCGCCTGCGATTTGACTTTGGATGCGGATCGCGACCTGGCGGCGACGTTTGCGGGCTCGCCGCCGCCTCCCCCCGGTCAGCGCCGGCTCACCGTGATCGTGCAGGGCCACGGCCGCGTCACCTCGCGGCCGGCCGGGCTCGATTGCGACTCATCGACCTGCAGCGCGGACTTCGCGGACGGGATTTCGATCTCGCTGGACGCGGCGCCGGCGAGCGGCTTCAACTTCGACGGCTGGGGCGCCGGCTGCAGCGGGCCTGGAGGCTGCACGTTGACGTTGCGCAGCGACCGCACGGTGTATGCGAACTTCACCGCGCAGCAGCCGCCACCCCCTCCACCGCCGTCGCAAGCGCACCTCGTCGCTTCCGTCACCGGCCCGGGAACGGTCACCGGCGGCGGCCTGAACTGCGGCGAATCGACCGCGACGTGTGACGTCACTCTCGCCGGGGGAAGCACGGTCACCCTCACCGCGTCGCCGGCAGGCCGGACGCGGTTCATGGGCTGGGGCGGCGCGTGCTCCGGCACGACCACCACCTGCGAGCTGACGGTGAACGCGGACACCAAGGTCACCGCGGAGTTCCAGTCGGAGGTGATGGCGCTCGCCCCCAGCGACGGGACGAACATCTATCCGGTGATGGCGCTGAACTCGACGCGCCTTTTCTGGCCGCGCTGGACGAACGGCAGCGCGATCTGGTCGATGCCGAAAAAGGGCGGGGAAGCCGTGCGCGTCGTCGCCGCGAGCGTCACGGCGATGGCGGCGGACGACGCCTACCTGTACTGGACGGATCAGCACAGCCTGTACTCGGTTCCGGTGGGCGGAGGGGAGGTCGCACAGCTCGCTTCGGCGTGGCCGATCGAAAAGCTCGCGCTCGACGAGGTGGGCGCGCTCTATTGGACGGTCGGCCCGGGAATCGGCACGAACGGCTCGGTGCACCGGATGCAGAACCGGGCGGATTCGGTGATCGCCAGCGACCAGTACCCCGCGGGCGCCGTTGCCGTCGACGCGGATTACGTGTACTTCGCCACCTCCACCGCGAGCGGCGCCGTGCGCCGCGTTCCGCGCAAGGGAGGCACGGTCGAGTCGCTGTTGGACTGCGCCGCGACCTGCTCCGTCTATGGCGTGCGGGTCGACGCAGAGAACGTTTACTGGCGCGAAGCCTACAGCGGAAGGGTGTTCGCCCGCGACAAGAAGACCGGCGCAGTGCGCACGCTCGATGGCGGCAATGGGTCGGACGGGTCAACCGTCTATGCAGACCTCCAGGTCAATGCTGGAGTCGTGTATTGGAACAGGATCGGAGGCCTCGGGCCGGTCTACGGAATCTTCCGCGTCAATGGCGACGGAACCGGCTTCGGCGCCGTCGCCAGCAGCAACGACGCGGCCTGGTATGGGCTGGCCGTCGACGACGACGCCGTGTACTACTTCCATGCCAGCTCGATCATCCGCCGGCTGAAGTAGCCACATCCGCCACGGCCTCCAGCGCCGACCGCAGAATCTGGAGAGGCAACAGCGCACAGCTGACCCGCGAAGGGCGCAGCTCCGTCCGCAGCGCTGCGAGCAGCTCCGCGTCGGCGAGCTTGCGCGCGGCTTCGACCGGAACCCCGTTCAAGAGGTCGCCGAGGATCGATGCCGCGGCGATCGAGACCATGCACGCTTCCGCCTGGAAGCGCAGCGCGGCCAAGCGCCGATCGCGGATGCGCAGCTCGATGCGCACGCGGTCGCCGCAGAGCGGATTGACCCCTTCGTGCGCGGCATCGGGCGATTCCAGGGCGCCGCGGTTGCGGGGATTGCGCGCATGGTCCGCGATCACTTCGCCATACAGCGGCGCGCTCAATCGAGTTGTCCCCTGGGCACGCCTTGCCGGTACGGCGCGAGCCGGTACGAGGTCTCGGGCGCGATGATTCCGCCCGCCGAGAGCGCCGCGATCTCGGCGGCCCCCATCCGGTCGCCTGCCATCACACGCGGCAGCACCACGTCGAGCGAAGTGGCGCGGGAGAAGATCCCGCAGGAAGGCGCGCCGAGAATCGGAACGTCGCCGAGATAGGCGATCCAGAGCAGCGTTCCCGGGTAGGCCGGAACTCCGTGCCGCTCCATTCGCGCGCCCGCCACCTCCAGCGCCTGGAGCACCGGATCCTGCGGATCCATCGACCGGCTACCGGCGAGGACGATGAGCTGCGCTCCGGCGCGCTGCTCGCCGGCCAGCGCCTCGGCCAGGGCCCGCGGATTTCCCGGCACCGATCGCGCCGTCTCCAGCCTGGAACCGAAGAAGGAGAGCTTTTCGTGAAAGGAGCGGCGCGCCTTCTCCAACGCGACCTCGGCGATCTGCTCGTGGACGAGCAACGAGCCACGCGCGGGCACGAAAGGGCGCACGCGAACCAGGCCGCCCGACGCGATCTCCTCCGCCTGCCGCACGCGCTGCTCGCGGGTGACGAAGGGCACCACCTTCGCGCGCCCGATGACGTCGCCTTCGACGGCGACGTAATCCTGCGGGTGCGCATACGCGGCCAGGTCGGGCACCAGATTGACGTCGCGGAGCCGCGTGGCGTCGATCGCGACCAGCCCCCGCCGCCGGGCCACCAACGGGAAGGACCCGCCGTCGACCTCGCCGACGCCGACTCCGTCGCCTGCGACGGCGGAGGCGAGCCTGCGGCCCGCGACGTCCTCGTGGACGTCGCCCGCCTCCAGCTCGAGGACGTCCAGCTCCTTCCATGCCGCCGCGTCGATCGCGCGCACGTCCGCTTCCGAGAGCACGCGGCCCTTCTTCAGGCTGCCGAGATCACGCGTCAGGACCAGGCCCGGCGCAACCTTCTCTCCCCGCACGATTCGCCGCTGGTTCATCGTTCTCTCCTAGGCGAGTAGATGCCGCTCCAGAGCGCGCAGTGCCGCCAGGTTATGCGCGGGCGCAAACACGCTCACGTGCGGCAGCGCTGCCTGCATGCCTTGGGTGAGCGGCTCGTAGTCAGCACTCCCGAGCAGCGGATTCAGCCAGATCAACCGCCGGCTGCGCCTGCGCAGGATCTCCATCTCCGCTCCGAGCAACGTCGGCTCCCCGGTGTCCCAGCCGTCGCTGAGGATGACCACC
Coding sequences:
- a CDS encoding iron-sulfur cluster assembly scaffold protein; the protein is MDRLSRRRSDSRRAFLRDLLPRHFARRGAAACDGRRPDGGRRDRGALGGRNHRARDLVPARAVPARRAQGTTRLSAPLYGEVIADHARNPRNRGALESPDAAHEGVNPLCGDRVRIELRIRDRRLAALRFQAEACMVSIAAASILGDLLNGVPVEAARKLADAELLAALRTELRPSRVSCALLPLQILRSALEAVADVATSAGG
- a CDS encoding xanthine dehydrogenase family protein subunit M — encoded protein: MYSAPFEYHAPATLSEAIALLGRYGDEAKVLAGSQSLIPLMKLRLAQPAHVVDLRKVDGLTGVREAQGALLVGALTTHAAMAASELVRAKLPMAAEAASQIGDPQVRNLGTIGGSLAHADPSADWPAVLTALDATVVLAGPRGERTLKVQDLITGPLSTVLENGELLTQVKIPLPPARTAGAYEKLPNPASRFAIVGVAAEVSLDARNTVQWSRIAITGLAPKVTRATAVEQALQGKTADAATVKAASARAAAGMELRPDLTGSAAYKAQLAAVYTERAVLRAVSRARER
- a CDS encoding (2Fe-2S)-binding protein gives rise to the protein MSSIAIEVNGVAQTREVEPRLLLVHFLRDVLGLTGTHVGCDTSQCGACTVLLDGKAVKSCSLFAVQVEGRSVTTIEGLAQDGKLHPVQQAFWDQHGLQCGFCTPGMILSACELLACNPSPTESEIRAGLEGNLCRCTGYTNIVKAVQQAAAAR
- a CDS encoding xanthine dehydrogenase family protein molybdopterin-binding subunit, with the translated sequence MPERLFGASIKRREDPRLITGKGQFVDDVRVPGTTYAAFVRSPHAHARIARIDASAAKRLQGVVAVYTGKDLVDGGVKPIPTGWLIPNIKIPAHYPLATDRARYMGDAVAVVIAESPYVARDAAELIDVEYEPLPAVADPAKAVQRGAPAVHDEAADNVCFRWQLGDKAATDKAFAGAAKVVKESFRNHRLIPNAIEPRSALASVNPGTGEVTLWLTTQNPHVHRLIMSAFVLGLPEHKLRVISPDVGGGFGSKIFVYPEECVVTWASRALSRPVKWTADRREAFLSDAHGRDHYSDAEMALSEDGRILALRVKTIANMGAYLSLFAPAIPTYLYGTLLAGAYQTPAIHVDVTAVFTHTTPVDAYRGAGRPEACYLLERMVDLSARELGMDPLEIRRKNFIPKEKFPYQTPVAVLYDSGNYAAALDKALESFDYAAFRKEQEQARKRGRYLGVGFSTYVEACGLAPSQVAGALGAQAGLYESATVRVHPTGKVTVFTGSHSHGQGHETTFAQVAADELQLPLEDVEIVHGDTGQVPFGMGSYGSRSGPVGTAAVYMGTQKIKEKAKKIAAHLLEANEADVVYEGGKFSVKGSPGRFKTFGDIALMAYLAHNMPKNLEPGLEAISFFDPGNFVFPFGTHICVVEVMRDTGQVKVLRYLAVDDLGRVINPMIVDGMVHGGVAQGVSQALWEHAEYDENGQLITGSFMNYALPHADDLPSVQVGRTETPSPVNPLGIKGAGETGTIASTAAVSNAVMDALAPFEVRHIDMPLTPGRIWEALQGR
- a CDS encoding 4-hydroxyphenylacetate 3-hydroxylase; protein product: MFMSSADYRESLRRYRPHVYVDGDAVESVADEPRLAPGINAVGLTYDFALRTVLAPVMTATQKTSGQPVNRMLHVPTTSSDLLNKLEAVRVICQETGCAMRYLGGDAFSAILQATHRIDEDKGTDYKARFLAYMHRAQADDLALAVAMTDGKGDRSRRPHQQENPDSYVHIAERRKDGIVLSGVKAIITGAPYVHEILVMPCRNMTEADADFAVCCAVPVDAEGLTLVARPAGRPGEPAATFSGRYGQSTGVALFERVFVPWERVFLAGEWEHSGFLTYSYATHHRHTCIGARAGFGDLLIGAGALMTEANGLDLDQTPYLREAMVELIKIVEGFYACGVAASVYAKEDPAGDVVPEPVFANIGKLLLATQIYDMHRLAHHVSGGLIVTLPGPHEDHNPATAGRLSEVLGARSDVPYEKRIEVARLIEDLTASYQGGWYSVISLHGGGSPEAMKQEIWRHYPVGNKVELVERLLERGVLDDETRKITRNRQPGRCCAAGCVVPDAPHMLPLSEAREPEVVPLTLAKKSGS